In Liquorilactobacillus nagelii DSM 13675, the following proteins share a genomic window:
- the pknB gene encoding Stk1 family PASTA domain-containing Ser/Thr kinase yields MRAGYVLSGRYKIKQTLGEGGMANVYLAQDLILQRPVAVKLMRLDLRDDPAAVRRFQREAISLTELTHPNIVSIYDVGEDNGMQYLIMEYVEGTDLKAYIQQKFPLSFPTVVAIMEQILAAVEHAHSHGIIHRDLKPQNILIDQAGQVKITDFGIALATTDSLTQTNTLMGSVHYLSPEQARGSVVTKQSDIYSLGIILFELLTKRVPFQGETAVSIALKHYKDEMPAVRQFNSEIPQALENVIAHATAKSLADRYQTAAEMAADLKTALSLERANEMPWHPAQYLDDETKVLEPIVVDKSQKNQTTEKKPVKKKPWSKKKKWLVIIAAFVGFLIILSLIAYAVAPRSVKVPDLQGMTKGEAEAVLQQKQLKVGKIKHRASEKYYEGQIVTTDPATGLSVRQNSKVTLVLSSGPEKRPFGNYNGQSFSKVKRQLEKKGVTVLKDTKHSEKVAAGEIISQSIRPQKKIVWQDTTVTFTVSSGTNVIKLRDLTGYTRKSVVDYAAERGLELQSNWQDGSSGTENKADLVVGQNPAAGTIVQSGSILSVTFANATSTTDKDSSVDSSKSNDSSSSVSNETSASSSTANNQFNLAVTIPYNSAGINSTSSSSTAQQVQVYLADDNHSLDQVYQTLSITKDTKISLPFTLNKSKTGKYKIVENGTTIAENSNVTSGN; encoded by the coding sequence ATGAGAGCCGGATATGTTTTGAGCGGTCGTTATAAAATAAAACAAACTTTGGGCGAGGGTGGAATGGCCAACGTTTATTTGGCTCAAGATTTAATTTTACAACGACCGGTTGCAGTTAAATTGATGCGGTTGGATTTGCGGGATGATCCAGCTGCTGTTCGGCGTTTTCAGCGTGAAGCAATCTCATTGACAGAATTGACACATCCAAACATTGTTAGCATCTATGATGTTGGCGAGGATAATGGGATGCAGTATTTAATTATGGAATATGTCGAAGGAACTGATTTGAAAGCTTATATTCAGCAAAAATTTCCGCTGTCTTTTCCAACCGTGGTAGCAATTATGGAGCAAATTTTGGCAGCGGTTGAACATGCCCATAGCCATGGGATAATTCACCGCGATTTAAAGCCGCAAAATATTTTAATTGATCAAGCTGGTCAAGTGAAAATCACTGATTTTGGCATTGCTTTGGCTACTACTGATTCACTAACGCAAACTAATACTTTAATGGGTTCCGTCCATTACCTGTCACCTGAACAGGCGCGTGGAAGTGTGGTTACTAAGCAATCTGATATTTATTCATTAGGAATTATTTTGTTTGAGTTATTGACTAAAAGAGTTCCATTTCAGGGCGAAACAGCTGTTTCGATTGCTTTAAAGCATTATAAAGATGAGATGCCGGCTGTTCGACAATTTAATTCTGAAATTCCGCAGGCACTTGAAAATGTCATTGCCCATGCTACAGCTAAAAGTTTAGCTGATCGTTACCAAACAGCAGCTGAGATGGCAGCAGATTTGAAAACGGCACTTAGTTTAGAAAGAGCAAATGAAATGCCATGGCATCCGGCACAGTATTTAGATGATGAAACAAAAGTGTTAGAGCCAATTGTTGTCGATAAATCACAAAAAAATCAAACAACTGAAAAAAAGCCTGTCAAAAAAAAGCCGTGGAGTAAAAAGAAAAAATGGCTGGTAATTATAGCTGCCTTTGTGGGGTTTTTAATTATTTTAAGTTTGATTGCCTACGCGGTTGCTCCACGTTCAGTCAAAGTTCCTGACTTACAAGGAATGACGAAAGGAGAGGCTGAAGCCGTTTTACAGCAAAAACAATTAAAAGTAGGTAAGATTAAGCATCGTGCAAGCGAAAAATATTATGAAGGTCAGATTGTAACAACTGATCCAGCAACCGGTTTGAGTGTGCGGCAAAATTCAAAAGTAACTCTTGTACTTTCAAGCGGTCCTGAAAAACGACCTTTTGGAAATTATAATGGTCAATCATTTAGTAAAGTTAAGCGTCAATTGGAGAAAAAGGGAGTTACTGTTTTAAAAGATACGAAGCATTCAGAAAAAGTAGCTGCTGGTGAAATTATTTCACAAAGTATTCGCCCCCAAAAGAAGATTGTTTGGCAAGACACTACAGTTACTTTTACAGTTAGCAGTGGGACAAATGTAATAAAATTGCGTGATTTGACTGGCTATACGCGCAAGAGTGTTGTTGATTACGCAGCTGAAAGAGGTTTGGAATTACAAAGTAACTGGCAAGATGGCTCAAGTGGAACTGAAAATAAAGCCGATTTAGTGGTAGGGCAAAATCCGGCTGCTGGGACAATAGTGCAAAGCGGTAGTATTTTATCAGTTACTTTTGCGAATGCAACTTCAACAACCGACAAGGATTCTTCTGTGGATTCAAGTAAATCTAATGACAGTTCAAGTTCAGTTAGCAATGAGACTTCGGCTAGTTCTTCAACTGCAAATAATCAGTTCAATCTTGCTGTTACAATTCCTTATAATAGCGCAGGAATAAATTCAACTAGTTCAAGTTCGACAGCGCAACAAGTGCAAGTTTATCTTGCAGATGACAACCACAGCTTGGATCAAGTTTATCAAACGCTGTCAATTACCAAGGACACTAAAATCTCGTTGCCTTTTACGTTGAACAAATCGAAAACAGGAAAATACAAAATTGTTGAAAATGGGACAACAATTGCTGAAAATAGTAACGTTACCAGTGGAAACTAG
- a CDS encoding thiamine diphosphokinase → MKEVNLLVGGPLAQLPDNLLQLKRNAAWIGADRGALRLIRAGIVPKLAIGDFDSSSAVERELIFKNSLRVETAQAEKDDTDTELAVRFILRDFQPDLLKIYGATGGRIDHLLANLFFVLRPEFYSSLERIKLIDRQNEISFFKPGTYTLNKQHDKKYLAFVPLTKVSQLVLYDEKYQLPGNDFNWPVSLASNEFVGLTAKFSFSSGVVCVIQSKD, encoded by the coding sequence ATGAAAGAAGTTAATTTGTTAGTCGGGGGTCCACTTGCTCAATTACCGGATAATTTGTTACAGTTAAAAAGAAATGCAGCTTGGATTGGCGCTGATCGGGGGGCCTTGCGACTAATTAGAGCAGGAATTGTCCCTAAATTAGCAATTGGCGATTTTGATTCTTCTTCGGCGGTTGAAAGAGAATTGATATTCAAAAATAGTTTGCGGGTTGAGACGGCTCAAGCTGAAAAAGATGATACTGATACTGAACTAGCTGTTCGCTTTATTTTACGAGACTTTCAACCAGATCTGCTTAAAATTTATGGAGCTACTGGTGGGCGAATAGATCATTTGTTAGCAAATTTGTTTTTTGTTTTGCGACCGGAATTTTATTCATCACTTGAACGAATTAAGTTGATCGATCGTCAAAATGAAATCAGCTTTTTTAAACCAGGAACTTATACTTTGAATAAACAACACGATAAAAAATATTTAGCTTTTGTTCCCTTGACGAAAGTATCACAGTTGGTTTTGTATGATGAAAAATATCAACTGCCTGGAAATGATTTTAACTGGCCTGTTTCTTTGGCTAGCAATGAATTTGTTGGTTTAACGGCTAAGTTTTCTTTTAGTAGTGGTGTGGTTTGTGTCATTCAAAGTAAAGATTAA
- a CDS encoding Asp23/Gls24 family envelope stress response protein: protein MAVKIKTQYGDIEITNDVIATVVGGAATEIFGIVGMASKNQIRDNLNEILKRDNYAKGVVVRQEDERVAVDVYIIVGYGTKISEVCRNVQDKVKYNLKSMLGITANSVNVIVQGVRVIEE from the coding sequence ATGGCTGTTAAAATTAAAACACAGTATGGGGACATTGAAATAACCAATGATGTAATTGCTACAGTCGTTGGCGGAGCTGCCACCGAAATTTTTGGAATTGTTGGAATGGCTAGCAAAAATCAAATCCGTGATAATTTAAATGAAATTTTAAAACGCGATAACTATGCAAAAGGGGTCGTTGTTCGTCAAGAAGATGAACGAGTGGCGGTTGATGTTTACATTATTGTTGGTTATGGAACTAAGATTTCGGAAGTTTGCCGTAATGTACAAGATAAAGTCAAGTATAATTTAAAATCAATGCTGGGAATAACTGCTAATTCAGTAAACGTCATTGTTCAAGGCGTTCGAGTAATTGAAGAGTAG
- the rpe gene encoding ribulose-phosphate 3-epimerase: protein MKIAPSILSADFANLGRDVQLLEQAGADYLHIDIMDGHFVPNLSFGLPIVKALRPITKLPFDCHLMVTDPAAYIQPLAAAGATMIGFHAEATPHIFRIIQQIKQAGCRAEVVVNPGTSLSTIEEVLPLVDSILVMTVNPGFGGQKFLPLMLKKIQRLAELKQRHHYNFEIEVDGGINQATIKRCYRAGATIAVAGSFVFAAEPAKQVNLLREAAEAEQL, encoded by the coding sequence ATGAAAATTGCTCCATCGATTTTAAGTGCCGATTTTGCTAATTTAGGTCGTGATGTTCAACTGCTAGAACAAGCTGGAGCAGACTATTTGCACATTGATATTATGGATGGTCATTTTGTACCTAACCTTTCATTTGGTCTGCCGATTGTTAAGGCTTTGCGTCCAATAACCAAATTGCCGTTTGACTGTCACTTGATGGTTACAGATCCAGCAGCTTATATTCAACCTTTAGCGGCAGCAGGTGCAACAATGATTGGGTTCCATGCTGAAGCAACGCCACATATTTTTCGGATTATTCAGCAAATTAAGCAAGCAGGCTGCCGAGCTGAAGTAGTTGTTAATCCAGGAACCAGTTTATCGACTATTGAAGAAGTCTTGCCACTAGTCGATTCGATTTTGGTTATGACAGTCAATCCAGGTTTTGGTGGACAGAAATTTTTGCCATTAATGTTAAAGAAGATTCAACGTTTAGCAGAACTTAAACAACGCCACCACTATAATTTTGAGATTGAAGTTGATGGCGGAATTAATCAAGCCACCATTAAGCGTTGCTATCGTGCTGGAGCAACCATTGCAGTTGCGGGTTCATTTGTTTTTGCAGCCGAGCCAGCTAAACAAGTGAACTTATTGCGTGAAGCGGCTGAGGCTGAGCAATTATGA
- the rpmB gene encoding 50S ribosomal protein L28, whose product MAKDFITGRKTTFGKKRSHALNQTSRSWKPNLQKVRILVDGKPKRVWVSARALKSGKVTRV is encoded by the coding sequence ATGGCTAAAGATTTTATCACCGGTCGTAAAACAACTTTTGGCAAAAAACGTTCACACGCTTTAAACCAAACTAGTCGCAGTTGGAAACCAAATTTGCAAAAAGTTCGGATTTTAGTTGACGGCAAACCGAAACGCGTCTGGGTTTCAGCACGTGCCTTGAAGTCGGGTAAAGTTACTCGCGTTTAA
- the rsgA gene encoding ribosome small subunit-dependent GTPase A — translation MVKGQILQSLSGYYDVIANGLLYRTRARGNFRQKKITPLVGDWVEFKADNQQEGYLLKIDPRKNHLVRPPIANIDCAIVVVSCKEPNFSANLLDRQLVMLAAQKITPLIYFSKLDLLTPIQRAEFKLIVAVYQKWYQTFTTISEIKDLLMNKLSQQTLVVMGQTGAGKSTLLNHLAPELNLATGAVSKALSRGKHTTRKVALFQIGQNYLADTPGFSSFELQNIIAVELRDYFPELAACQTACKFRGCLHQKEPHCAVKAAIQAGSIAASRYQSYLQLLTAIQQQKPRY, via the coding sequence ATGGTAAAAGGACAGATTTTACAATCGCTTAGTGGGTACTATGATGTAATTGCCAATGGTTTACTTTATCGTACTCGTGCTCGGGGAAATTTTCGACAAAAAAAAATTACACCACTTGTGGGGGATTGGGTTGAATTTAAGGCGGATAACCAACAGGAAGGGTACCTGTTAAAAATTGATCCACGTAAAAATCATTTAGTTCGCCCACCAATTGCAAATATTGATTGTGCAATTGTAGTTGTTTCTTGTAAAGAACCAAATTTTTCAGCAAATTTATTAGATCGTCAGTTAGTGATGTTAGCAGCTCAAAAAATTACGCCGTTAATTTACTTTTCAAAGCTGGATTTGTTGACACCAATTCAACGAGCTGAATTTAAGTTGATCGTAGCAGTTTATCAAAAATGGTATCAGACTTTTACAACTATTTCCGAAATAAAAGATTTGCTAATGAACAAATTATCTCAGCAGACTTTAGTGGTAATGGGACAAACTGGAGCTGGAAAATCAACTTTATTAAATCATTTAGCACCAGAACTTAATTTAGCTACTGGAGCAGTTTCAAAAGCATTAAGTCGTGGAAAGCATACTACGAGAAAAGTTGCGTTATTTCAAATTGGCCAGAATTATCTGGCCGATACACCAGGATTTTCATCATTTGAATTACAAAATATTATTGCGGTTGAGCTACGTGATTACTTTCCAGAATTGGCAGCTTGTCAAACTGCCTGTAAGTTTCGTGGCTGTCTTCATCAAAAAGAGCCCCATTGTGCAGTCAAGGCAGCAATTCAAGCTGGTTCGATTGCCGCTAGTCGGTATCAAAGTTATTTGCAGTTGTTAACAGCTATTCAGCAGCAAAAACCTCGATATTAA
- the recG gene encoding ATP-dependent DNA helicase RecG, whose translation MTTISRQSLAVLKGVGPKTIQALQHLGITTIEDLLTAFPFRYDDYRPQNLAELVDQEKVTLRGVVVTAPVLVRFGRKKNRLNFNLLIDNQAVLVTFFNQGYLAEKVIEGAELTVFGKWEAARQRLMGIKLLSFNKQEQLAGVYRSSKEIRATQLQKLVKQAYELYHGQISDLIPRKLQKKYHLLSRQQMIHDLHFPADQLTAQAAKRTAVYEELFLFEARLQYLKQIDQQPNGLKLNYDNQQLKKFISQLPFELTPAQKRTVNEICHDLHRPVHMNRLLQGDVGSGKTIVAAIAMYAAVTAGYQAALMAPTEILARQHADKLFRLFQPLGINVNLLTGTTSAKSRQRRELLQQLAKGSIDILIGTHALIQNGVEFKNLGLVITDEQHRFGVNQRQALRLKGNEPDVLALTATPIPRTLALTVYGEMDVSIINELPRGRKPVRTFWLKKNQLKRAFSFIAEQLKQGKQAYLVTPLVSESEALDLQNAEQLLTDATKFFAPEYQVGLIHGKMKSDEKEQIMTDFTAGKTKILVATTVIEVGVDVPQASVILIVDADRFGLAQLHQLRGRVGRSSTQSYCLLLADPKTDYGRQRLQTMTETTDGFVIAQRDLELRGQGDILGRKQAGLPEFKVADPIKDLKILETAQVDAAEIINQSNFGKTIETKPLDEYLQQQLQLELGFD comes from the coding sequence TTGACAACGATATCAAGGCAGTCGCTTGCAGTTTTAAAAGGAGTTGGCCCAAAAACAATACAGGCACTGCAGCATTTAGGGATTACAACGATTGAGGACTTGCTGACTGCCTTTCCATTTCGTTATGATGATTATCGTCCTCAAAACCTGGCGGAATTGGTTGATCAAGAAAAGGTGACTTTACGTGGGGTAGTTGTAACTGCTCCAGTGTTGGTACGTTTTGGTCGCAAAAAAAATCGTTTAAATTTTAACTTGTTGATTGATAATCAAGCAGTTTTAGTAACTTTTTTTAATCAAGGGTATTTGGCCGAAAAAGTAATTGAGGGCGCAGAACTGACAGTTTTTGGAAAATGGGAAGCTGCGCGGCAGCGATTGATGGGAATAAAATTATTGTCGTTTAATAAACAAGAACAATTAGCAGGGGTATACCGTTCATCCAAAGAAATTCGTGCTACTCAATTACAAAAGTTAGTTAAACAAGCTTATGAACTCTATCATGGACAGATTAGCGATTTGATACCCAGAAAATTACAAAAAAAATATCATTTATTATCACGGCAACAAATGATTCATGACTTGCATTTCCCGGCAGATCAACTGACTGCTCAGGCTGCTAAAAGGACAGCTGTTTATGAAGAACTATTTTTATTTGAAGCCCGTCTACAGTATCTAAAACAAATAGATCAACAGCCAAATGGTCTGAAACTTAATTACGATAACCAGCAGTTAAAAAAATTTATTAGTCAATTACCATTCGAATTAACGCCAGCTCAAAAAAGAACTGTTAATGAGATCTGTCACGACTTACATCGACCGGTGCACATGAATCGCCTTTTGCAGGGTGATGTTGGTTCTGGAAAAACAATTGTAGCTGCAATTGCAATGTATGCAGCAGTAACCGCGGGCTATCAGGCAGCTTTGATGGCTCCAACTGAAATTCTTGCTCGTCAGCATGCAGACAAGCTTTTCCGCTTGTTTCAACCGTTAGGAATTAATGTTAATTTGTTAACTGGGACGACTTCAGCAAAGAGTCGTCAGCGGCGTGAACTTTTACAACAATTAGCAAAAGGTTCAATCGATATTTTGATTGGAACTCATGCGCTAATCCAAAATGGTGTTGAATTTAAAAATTTGGGTTTGGTAATTACTGATGAACAGCATCGTTTTGGAGTTAATCAGCGGCAAGCATTGCGATTAAAGGGCAATGAGCCTGATGTTTTAGCTCTAACGGCTACACCGATTCCACGAACCTTGGCTTTAACAGTTTACGGTGAAATGGATGTTTCAATCATTAATGAGTTACCTCGTGGACGAAAACCAGTAAGAACTTTTTGGCTTAAAAAAAACCAGCTGAAACGAGCTTTTAGTTTTATTGCTGAGCAGCTAAAACAAGGAAAACAAGCTTATTTAGTTACTCCTTTAGTTAGTGAATCTGAAGCACTAGATTTACAAAATGCTGAACAACTTTTAACTGATGCAACTAAATTTTTTGCGCCAGAATATCAAGTTGGGTTAATTCATGGTAAAATGAAGAGCGATGAAAAAGAACAAATCATGACGGATTTTACTGCTGGAAAAACGAAAATTTTAGTTGCTACCACGGTGATTGAAGTTGGGGTGGATGTTCCTCAGGCATCGGTAATTTTAATTGTAGATGCCGATCGATTTGGCCTAGCTCAATTACACCAGTTGCGTGGACGAGTTGGTCGCAGTAGTACGCAGTCTTATTGCTTATTGCTAGCTGATCCTAAGACTGATTACGGCCGGCAGCGATTACAAACGATGACTGAGACTACTGATGGCTTTGTCATTGCTCAGCGAGATTTAGAGTTGCGTGGACAAGGTGATATTTTAGGCCGCAAGCAGGCAGGATTACCGGAATTTAAAGTTGCTGATCCGATTAAGGATTTAAAAATTTTGGAAACAGCTCAAGTTGATGCTGCAGAAATAATTAATCAAAGTAATTTTGGCAAAACAATTGAAACCAAACCATTAGATGAGTACTTGCAACAGCAGTTACAACTAGAATTAGGTTTTGATTAG
- the rsmB gene encoding 16S rRNA (cytosine(967)-C(5))-methyltransferase RsmB, with the protein MKRKFDSGHSVRGLAVGILTRVQQENAYSNLLLNQVLQTEHLTARDQALLTQIVYGSLQHRLTLEYWLTPFIKNKKVLPWVYELLLAALFQLQYLDRVPARAILDESIKVAKINGHDGIRKFVTGVLHAILRQKLPNPQEIKDPLQKMSICYSLPIWLLKQLVKENGKAKTAAILKTINQPPHQVVRINQSYLSTAAAKQQLEAAGFMCEFSRLSPTSLIIKHGVASQSKLFSAGKLVFQDESAAQVVAGMQIQPADQVLDACAAPGGKTLQIADALTSGSVTALDIHPHKIKLIEKNAQRCGFSPQVKAKCLDARQAIMEFKPATFDKILVDAPCSGIGLLRRKPEIRYRKTAAGVARLQQLQLELLASLTGLVKNNGILTYSTCTILKSENDQVITKFLNQHPDFKLLRKRTILPDEFDSDGFFMAFLEKTQD; encoded by the coding sequence ATGAAAAGGAAATTCGATAGTGGGCATTCAGTCCGCGGATTAGCGGTAGGAATATTAACACGAGTGCAACAAGAAAATGCATATTCAAATTTATTATTGAATCAAGTTTTGCAAACAGAACATTTAACAGCTCGTGATCAAGCATTGCTAACACAAATTGTTTATGGAAGTTTGCAACATAGATTGACTTTAGAGTATTGGCTGACGCCATTTATTAAAAATAAAAAAGTTTTGCCATGGGTGTATGAATTGTTATTAGCAGCTTTATTTCAATTGCAATATTTAGACCGAGTTCCAGCACGAGCAATTTTAGACGAATCAATCAAAGTTGCTAAAATTAATGGGCATGATGGCATTCGTAAGTTTGTAACAGGAGTTTTGCATGCTATTTTGCGCCAGAAGTTACCCAATCCACAAGAAATCAAAGATCCGCTACAAAAAATGAGCATTTGTTATAGTTTGCCGATTTGGCTTTTAAAACAGTTAGTCAAAGAAAATGGCAAAGCAAAAACAGCGGCAATTTTGAAAACCATTAATCAGCCGCCACATCAAGTAGTTCGGATTAACCAATCATACCTATCAACAGCAGCAGCTAAACAGCAATTGGAAGCAGCCGGTTTTATGTGTGAATTCAGCCGTTTAAGTCCCACAAGTTTGATTATTAAACATGGAGTTGCCAGTCAAAGTAAACTTTTTTCAGCTGGAAAACTGGTTTTTCAAGATGAAAGTGCAGCTCAAGTGGTTGCTGGGATGCAGATTCAACCAGCCGATCAAGTTTTAGATGCTTGTGCTGCCCCTGGTGGGAAAACTTTACAAATTGCCGATGCTTTGACTAGTGGCTCAGTAACAGCACTTGATATTCATCCCCATAAAATTAAATTAATTGAAAAAAATGCTCAACGTTGCGGCTTCTCACCTCAAGTTAAGGCGAAATGTCTTGATGCTCGGCAAGCGATAATGGAATTTAAGCCAGCAACTTTTGATAAAATATTGGTTGATGCACCTTGTTCAGGAATTGGATTGCTTCGACGTAAGCCGGAAATTCGTTATCGTAAGACTGCTGCTGGGGTTGCTCGTTTGCAACAGTTGCAACTTGAATTATTGGCAAGTTTAACTGGTTTGGTTAAAAATAACGGGATTCTAACTTATAGTACTTGTACAATTCTAAAATCAGAAAATGATCAAGTTATAACAAAGTTTTTAAACCAGCACCCAGACTTTAAACTATTAAGAAAACGAACAATTTTACCAGATGAATTTGACTCGGATGGCTTTTTTATGGCATTCTTAGAAAAAACGCAGGATTAA
- a CDS encoding DAK2 domain-containing protein has translation MKVKKITAAEFRKMVAVSSDRLNNNADFINSLNVFPVPDGDTGTNMSLSFASGAKYVAESTADDVGTLAAALAKGLLMGARGNSGVILSQIFRGFHKSTEKKVELTPADLAAALSSGVESAYKAVMKPTEGTILTVARQAAKAANKTSNQTDVTTVMSAAYSAAKEALAHTPEQLPVLKEVGVVDSGGQGLTFVYEGFAAVLSGKTLAEPTEKHQPNMVEMDEMVNAAHHQSVQSQLNTEDIHYGYCTEIMVRLGAGRLVDQKFDYDAFRQHLSEIGDSLLVVADEQVVKVHVHTEHPGDVLAYGQHFGSLIKVKVDNMRLQHETILEHDREADSSSTTEPTEPATVETINGYGIIAIASGVGLGKLFKSLGATLILNGGQTMNPSTEDIVQAIKQTKAKKVIILPNNKNIFLAANQAAQVAEVAVAVVPSKTVAQGMTSLLSFDSQASLKENQAKMTAELDSVISGQITTAVRDTSIDGQTIKKDDFMAIVDGKIVLTNAVRKTAAISMLKRMLTADSEIVTIIYGADGNQEEAQEIAAAAQQLDSDLEIEVHFGGQPVYPYLISVE, from the coding sequence TTGAAAGTTAAAAAGATAACGGCAGCAGAGTTTCGTAAAATGGTTGCTGTCAGTTCTGATCGTTTAAATAATAATGCTGACTTTATTAATTCGTTGAATGTTTTTCCAGTACCAGATGGTGATACAGGAACTAATATGAGTTTATCTTTTGCCAGCGGAGCAAAATATGTTGCTGAATCAACAGCAGATGATGTAGGGACTTTGGCCGCTGCCCTAGCTAAAGGATTGTTGATGGGCGCGCGCGGAAATTCAGGAGTAATTTTGTCACAAATTTTTCGGGGCTTTCATAAAAGTACTGAAAAGAAAGTTGAATTGACTCCTGCTGATTTAGCAGCTGCTTTGAGTAGTGGGGTTGAATCTGCTTATAAGGCAGTTATGAAGCCTACTGAGGGAACGATTTTGACAGTTGCTCGCCAAGCAGCTAAAGCGGCTAATAAAACTAGCAATCAGACAGACGTTACAACAGTTATGTCGGCGGCTTATTCAGCGGCTAAGGAAGCTTTGGCACATACTCCGGAACAGTTACCAGTTCTTAAAGAAGTTGGGGTTGTTGATTCTGGTGGACAAGGACTGACTTTTGTTTATGAAGGATTTGCAGCGGTTCTTTCTGGTAAAACGTTAGCTGAACCAACTGAAAAACATCAGCCGAATATGGTTGAAATGGATGAAATGGTTAATGCTGCCCATCATCAAAGTGTTCAAAGTCAGTTGAATACTGAAGATATTCACTACGGCTATTGCACTGAAATTATGGTTCGCTTGGGAGCTGGCCGCTTAGTCGATCAAAAATTTGACTATGATGCATTTCGTCAGCATTTAAGCGAAATCGGTGATTCATTATTAGTAGTTGCTGATGAGCAAGTAGTTAAAGTTCATGTTCATACAGAACATCCAGGCGATGTTTTAGCTTATGGACAGCATTTTGGTTCTTTAATTAAAGTCAAAGTTGATAATATGCGTTTGCAGCATGAAACAATTTTGGAACATGATCGGGAAGCCGATAGTTCATCAACGACTGAACCGACTGAACCAGCAACGGTTGAAACTATTAATGGATATGGAATTATTGCAATTGCTTCTGGAGTTGGCTTGGGTAAATTATTTAAGAGTTTGGGTGCAACTTTGATCTTAAATGGTGGTCAAACAATGAACCCAAGCACTGAAGATATTGTTCAAGCAATTAAACAGACCAAAGCGAAAAAAGTTATAATTCTACCAAATAATAAGAATATCTTTTTAGCTGCCAATCAAGCAGCTCAAGTGGCGGAAGTAGCTGTTGCAGTTGTTCCCAGCAAAACGGTTGCTCAAGGGATGACTTCGTTATTGAGTTTTGATAGCCAAGCTTCACTGAAAGAAAATCAAGCAAAAATGACTGCTGAACTAGATTCAGTTATTTCTGGTCAGATTACAACAGCTGTACGAGATACTTCAATTGATGGTCAGACGATTAAAAAAGATGATTTTATGGCAATTGTTGACGGCAAGATTGTTTTAACAAATGCAGTACGTAAAACAGCGGCAATTTCAATGTTAAAGCGGATGCTGACAGCTGACAGCGAAATCGTCACTATTATCTATGGAGCTGATGGAAATCAAGAAGAAGCACAAGAAATCGCTGCTGCCGCTCAGCAGCTAGATAGTGATTTGGAAATTGAGGTTCATTTCGGCGGTCAGCCGGTTTATCCATATTTAATTTCAGTGGAATAA
- a CDS encoding Stp1/IreP family PP2C-type Ser/Thr phosphatase, translating to MEFSYKSDIGQVRERNEDYVGLFKNRAGIRFAVVADGLGGHRGGDVASEMAVSHLGYQFETTIFTDPHVGAKWLEEQVKQENQLILQRANQFSDLTGMGTTLVCALFFGKRAVLANIGDSRGYLLRDDKLFQLTEDHSLVNELVKRGQISSEEARHHPQKNIITRTLGVSDEAVLDQQLIELLPGDLLLLCTDGLTNMLEDQQLLETLLNSTTLSVKCENLIKQANEAGGKDNITVLAAAVQDEVEVAER from the coding sequence GTGGAATTTTCATACAAGAGTGATATTGGTCAAGTACGTGAACGAAATGAAGATTATGTTGGCTTGTTTAAGAATCGAGCTGGAATTCGTTTTGCTGTTGTTGCTGATGGATTGGGCGGACACCGTGGTGGTGATGTTGCTTCTGAAATGGCAGTTTCTCATTTAGGGTATCAATTTGAAACGACTATTTTTACCGATCCACATGTAGGGGCTAAATGGCTGGAAGAACAAGTCAAACAAGAAAATCAATTAATCTTACAACGAGCTAATCAATTCAGTGATTTAACTGGTATGGGGACGACACTTGTTTGTGCGCTCTTTTTTGGCAAAAGGGCTGTTTTAGCAAATATTGGAGATAGTCGGGGTTATTTATTGCGGGATGATAAACTATTTCAATTAACTGAAGATCATTCTTTAGTTAATGAGTTGGTTAAACGTGGACAAATTAGTTCAGAAGAAGCACGCCATCACCCACAAAAAAATATTATTACACGGACATTAGGCGTCTCTGATGAAGCTGTTCTTGATCAACAACTAATTGAGCTATTGCCTGGAGACTTGCTGCTTTTGTGTACAGACGGATTGACGAATATGCTTGAAGATCAGCAATTGTTGGAAACTTTATTAAATTCAACAACCTTATCGGTAAAGTGTGAAAATCTGATTAAACAGGCGAATGAAGCTGGAGGCAAAGATAATATTACGGTATTAGCAGCAGCTGTCCAGGATGAAGTTGAGGTGGCTGAAAGATGA